Genomic segment of Gilliamella apis:
GAAGGTATTCGCCAAGGATTATTGGCAGCAAAACAAAAACAGATTCCAGTGGTAGTGATTGATAATCCTATTAGTGATGATGATTTAGTGGTTAGCACTGTGGCTTCAGATAATTTCTTGGCCGGTAAAATTAATGGCGAACAAATGGCTAAAGATTATCCTAATGGCGCCAAAATTGCTGTTATTGATTGTCCTTTTAATCGTGCTAGTGTTCTAAGAGCTGATGGTTTTTATGCCGGATTAGGTGAAAACAGAAGTAAGTTTGAAGTAGTTTCTCAACAAAATGGTAAATGTGCTTTAGAAGTCACCATGCCAATTGCCGAAGATATTATTCAAGCTCATCCTGATTTACAAGCATTTTTCGCCGTAAATGATCCCTCTGCTTTAGGTGTTGTTGTTGCTTTGAAAGCATCAAATAAACTTAAAAATGTTAAGGTCTATACTGTTGATGGTTCACCTGATGGTAAAAAAGCATTTAGCGATGGCGATATAACGTTAACTGTAGCTCAAGCTCCAATTCAATTAGCTAAAGAAACCTATAAAGTCGGTAAACAGGTTCTAGCTGGAGAAAGCGTTGCTAAAGAAATATTAGTGCCAACTTTTCCAATTACCAAAGAAATGATTGATCAATATGGAGTAAAAGTCTGGCAGTAATCATTGACTTTAATCAAGTTATATCTATTGAAATCAATAAGGTGATATTTATATGGAACAAGTTGCATTACAACTATCTCATATAGAAAAAAAATTTGCTGGTGTCCATGCGTTAAAAGATATGCACTTTAATCTTAAACAATGTGAAGTTCATGGATTATTGGGTGAAAATGGCGCTGGTAAATCAACCTTAATCAAAATTATTGGCGGCATCTATAAACCAGATGCCGGTGAAATTAAGATTAATGGTAAGACTGAGATAATTAATGGTATTAAAGATGCTCAAGCAAGAGGAATTAATGTTATTCATCAGGAAATTGTCTTAGTTCCTTATATTAGTGTATATGAAAATATTTTCTTAGGTCGTGAACCGAGAACACGCTTAGGCTTTAAAGATCATCGTCAAATGATCGCCAAAGCCAAAATAATGATGGAAAGTATGGGGTTAACGATCGATGTGTTACGGCCCGTACATGAGTTAACCATTGCACAACAACAACTTATCGAAATCGTCAAAGCTATTTCATTTAACGTTCGAATCTTGATCATGGATGAGCCAACATCTTCTTTAACTGATAAAGAAGTTGAACAGCTTTTTATTATGATTAAAAAACTAACCGAACATAACGTTAGTATTATTTATATTTCTCATCGCATGGATGAGTTATTTACTATCACTGACAGAATAACTGTAATTAGAGATGGTAGTTATATAGATACCGTCAATACTAAACAAACCAATATTGATGAATTAGTTAAATTGATGGTTGGGCGTAACTTAAATAATTATTATCAACGTCATTATCAAGAAAATGGAGAACGTTTATTAGAAGTAAAAAATCTTTCGAAAAAAGGAGTATTTAATAACGTTAATTTTCATTTAAAGAAAGGAGAGATTTTAGGTTTTGCCGGTCTTATGGGGGCAGGTAGGAGTGAAATCATGCAAGCAGTTTTTGGAGCAGACCAATATGATAGTGGTGAAATTTATTTTGACAATCAGCTTGTTAAGCTCAAATCGCCACAAGATGCTATTGATATAGGAATAGCCTTAGTTCCAGAAGATAGGAAAAAACAAGGTCTTATTTTAGGTAATAGTATTGCGTTCAATTTAACATTAACAGTATTGAAACAATTTATGCATGGTTGTTTAGTTAATCAGCAAAAACAAAAAGATATCATTCAATACTATATTAATAAGCTCAATATAAAAACGCCAAATGCTGACAAAATTGTTGGTCAGCTTAGTGGTGGAAATCAACAAAAAGTTGTAATAGCTAAGTGGTTAGCAACTAAACCGAAAATCATCATTTTAGACGAGCCTACTCGAGGAATTGATATTGGTGCTAAAGCCGAAATTTATCAAATTATTGATGAACTTTGCGCAAGCGGCATGGCTATTATTATGATTTCCTCAGAATTACCAGAAATTATCAATATGTGTGATCGTGTTTGTGTTGTTGCGAATGGACAAATTCAAGGTGAATTATCGCAATCAGAATTAACACAGGAAAAAATTATGAAATTAGCAACAGGGAGAGCTTAAAATGGCTAGCCAATCTATGAAACAATCAGATGATATGAGCTATCATCACACTACAATAACCAATAATATCATTATTAGAAGTTTCAAAAATTTTATTACTAATAATATAGGGATTTTAATTGCGCTTCTATTAATTAGTATCATTTTAAGTTTTGCCAGTCCGGTATTTCTTTCCCAAGAAAATATGCTCTCAGTGTTAAGACAAGTATCCACTAATATGTGTTTAGCCTTAGGTATGACATTAATTATCATATTGGGAGGAATTGATTTATCTGTTGGATCGATTGTCGCTATGGCGGGGACACTCACAGTTGGATTTATTTCAATTGGTGAAATGGGCATTGTTCCAGCTATTCTGTTAGGTTTGTTTATCGGTACTTTATGCGGTGCGGCAAATGGTGTTGCTATTGCTTATACCGGTATCCCACCATTCATCGTTACATTAGCTATGATGATGATCGCCCGTGGCGTAGGTTATATTTATAGTGGCGGCCAATCAATTCGTATTTTTGATGAGAGTTTTACCAGCATAGGTACTGGTTACTTAGGCATGATTCCATATCCAGTTATCTATATGGTGGTATTTATTGTTGTTATGTTGGTAGTTGTTAATCGAACTCGTTTAGGTACCTATATTTATGCTCTCGGAGGTAACCGTGAGGCTGCAAGGTTATCAGGTATAGCCATTAAACGTGTTGAAATTATTGTATATACCATTGCTGGTTTTTTAGCTGCTTTCGCAGGAATAGTGCTTGCAGCAAGAATGTATTCAGGACAACCATCAGTTGCACAAGGTTATGAAATGGATGCCATAGCTGCTTGTGTGCTAGGAGGTATTTCGATGTCAGGTGGAATAGGTCGCATTAGTGGCACTATTTTAGGCGTGATTGTTATCGGCATTATTAATAATGGTTTGAATTTATTAGGTGTTAATTCATTTTGGCAATTAGTTGCAAAAGGCGTAATCATCTTTTTAGCCGTCTATGTCGATATGCTAAAACGCAAGAAAGCAAACTAATTTAGGCTAATTTGCTTTTTAATATATGAATAATAACCAA
This window contains:
- a CDS encoding sugar ABC transporter substrate-binding protein; the encoded protein is MKKFITSFLTITFIIFTSFFQLVNADEKKPIKFAFITSTLNNSFFTAISDTFSEIAKQNGDQYILVDPQYDQAKQISMMEDVINQKVDIIYLIAVDSEGIRQGLLAAKQKQIPVVVIDNPISDDDLVVSTVASDNFLAGKINGEQMAKDYPNGAKIAVIDCPFNRASVLRADGFYAGLGENRSKFEVVSQQNGKCALEVTMPIAEDIIQAHPDLQAFFAVNDPSALGVVVALKASNKLKNVKVYTVDGSPDGKKAFSDGDITLTVAQAPIQLAKETYKVGKQVLAGESVAKEILVPTFPITKEMIDQYGVKVWQ
- a CDS encoding sugar ABC transporter ATP-binding protein; protein product: MEQVALQLSHIEKKFAGVHALKDMHFNLKQCEVHGLLGENGAGKSTLIKIIGGIYKPDAGEIKINGKTEIINGIKDAQARGINVIHQEIVLVPYISVYENIFLGREPRTRLGFKDHRQMIAKAKIMMESMGLTIDVLRPVHELTIAQQQLIEIVKAISFNVRILIMDEPTSSLTDKEVEQLFIMIKKLTEHNVSIIYISHRMDELFTITDRITVIRDGSYIDTVNTKQTNIDELVKLMVGRNLNNYYQRHYQENGERLLEVKNLSKKGVFNNVNFHLKKGEILGFAGLMGAGRSEIMQAVFGADQYDSGEIYFDNQLVKLKSPQDAIDIGIALVPEDRKKQGLILGNSIAFNLTLTVLKQFMHGCLVNQQKQKDIIQYYINKLNIKTPNADKIVGQLSGGNQQKVVIAKWLATKPKIIILDEPTRGIDIGAKAEIYQIIDELCASGMAIIMISSELPEIINMCDRVCVVANGQIQGELSQSELTQEKIMKLATGRA
- a CDS encoding ABC transporter permease: MSYHHTTITNNIIIRSFKNFITNNIGILIALLLISIILSFASPVFLSQENMLSVLRQVSTNMCLALGMTLIIILGGIDLSVGSIVAMAGTLTVGFISIGEMGIVPAILLGLFIGTLCGAANGVAIAYTGIPPFIVTLAMMMIARGVGYIYSGGQSIRIFDESFTSIGTGYLGMIPYPVIYMVVFIVVMLVVVNRTRLGTYIYALGGNREAARLSGIAIKRVEIIVYTIAGFLAAFAGIVLAARMYSGQPSVAQGYEMDAIAACVLGGISMSGGIGRISGTILGVIVIGIINNGLNLLGVNSFWQLVAKGVIIFLAVYVDMLKRKKAN